From one Peredibacter starrii genomic stretch:
- a CDS encoding sulfite exporter TauE/SafE family protein yields the protein MGGVGLLFLLVTLGTLVSSLTGLGGGTLILAGLLVVYPPELALPLHAFTQLSANGLRVGVHHKTVHWKVVLAYGILMLPAAWAGAKIFDLINPTWLKLIVGVFILISILPLKVKPSGEPTLRTFSILGAFSGFLGIFVGAVGPMVTPFFNRLKLNRDGNIATKSAGQLLLQTSKIIAFGGAAGINFLTLKEHIGILIVGTLIGVGISIPLSRKISDQKFDLIVNIMLGVIALKILFEGCSELLLMYK from the coding sequence ATGGGCGGAGTAGGTCTCCTCTTTTTATTAGTCACATTGGGGACCCTTGTTTCAAGTCTCACGGGTCTGGGTGGTGGTACTCTCATTCTTGCGGGACTACTCGTGGTGTATCCACCTGAGCTTGCACTTCCGCTTCATGCTTTCACCCAACTTTCTGCCAATGGTCTTCGTGTTGGCGTTCATCACAAAACCGTTCACTGGAAGGTGGTGCTGGCCTACGGAATTCTCATGCTTCCGGCCGCATGGGCGGGTGCTAAGATTTTTGATCTCATCAACCCCACTTGGCTAAAACTTATTGTGGGTGTGTTTATTCTGATTTCGATTCTCCCTCTAAAAGTAAAACCCAGTGGAGAGCCGACTCTCAGAACCTTCAGCATCCTAGGTGCCTTTTCTGGTTTTCTCGGAATTTTTGTGGGAGCAGTGGGGCCAATGGTCACACCGTTCTTCAATCGCCTGAAACTTAATCGAGATGGCAACATTGCGACCAAAAGTGCGGGACAACTTCTTCTTCAAACTTCAAAGATCATCGCTTTCGGTGGAGCGGCCGGAATTAACTTTCTGACTCTAAAAGAGCACATCGGGATTCTGATCGTGGGGACACTTATCGGAGTAGGGATTTCTATTCCATTAAGTAGAAAAATCTCAGATCAAAAATTTGATCTTATCGTGAACATCATGCTGGGTGTGATTGCGCTTAAGATTTTATTTGAAGGATGCTCAGAATTACTTCTGATGTATAAATAA
- a CDS encoding DUF2252 family protein: MDEYLRRSHVFQKRLGNEPLSRREARYLLFRIACPLMQAKLPRFLDLNKVPTTFIHGNPHVDNYVRTFKGSAMLDFDRSRMGPYCWDIIRFLSALSLRREEMDGFLDNKVVEYFIDAYITHFMHPDIPHKQLKMLKGVEPEKWQMTTKDYLRSNKRWAKKMRENAISPRNDQVMNLLNTFLDSRNDSALMNEYFISEVGLTPGSLGKKHYIYTLMPKNPDSHQDAIMLDIKEVYQEKNNKFFFSPVSHHGLRMIEASKIFADGMEERLGFCTFQNKQFWGRQVPSFAVKVKKFLDKEELCDFAYSVGSELGKGHRKGLQDPKMAELIEKDFQANFDKYYKISKLFTYELSIAFDTMMRKIKLYQDYRSW; the protein is encoded by the coding sequence ATGGACGAGTATTTACGCCGAAGTCATGTCTTTCAAAAACGCTTGGGTAATGAGCCGCTATCTCGTAGAGAGGCACGCTACCTTTTGTTTAGAATTGCCTGTCCCCTCATGCAGGCAAAGCTTCCGCGTTTCCTGGATTTAAACAAAGTTCCCACGACATTCATTCATGGTAATCCTCATGTGGATAACTATGTTCGAACCTTCAAAGGTTCGGCCATGTTGGATTTCGATCGCTCACGCATGGGACCTTACTGCTGGGACATTATTCGATTCTTGAGTGCGCTTTCTCTTCGTCGCGAAGAGATGGACGGATTTCTTGACAACAAAGTGGTGGAGTATTTCATTGATGCTTATATCACTCACTTCATGCATCCGGACATCCCTCACAAGCAGCTAAAAATGCTTAAAGGTGTTGAGCCTGAAAAATGGCAAATGACCACAAAGGACTATCTTCGTTCTAATAAACGTTGGGCGAAGAAAATGCGCGAGAACGCCATCAGTCCTCGTAATGATCAGGTGATGAATCTTCTGAACACATTCCTTGATAGTCGAAATGATTCGGCCCTCATGAATGAGTACTTTATCTCTGAAGTGGGTCTTACTCCGGGAAGTCTGGGGAAGAAGCACTATATCTATACGCTTATGCCGAAGAACCCTGATTCTCATCAAGATGCCATCATGTTGGACATCAAAGAAGTCTATCAGGAGAAAAATAATAAGTTCTTCTTCTCACCGGTTTCTCATCACGGTCTGCGCATGATTGAGGCGAGTAAAATTTTTGCAGACGGAATGGAAGAGCGTTTAGGCTTTTGCACGTTCCAAAATAAACAATTCTGGGGACGTCAGGTTCCAAGTTTTGCGGTGAAGGTTAAAAAGTTTTTAGATAAAGAAGAACTTTGTGACTTCGCTTACTCAGTGGGATCTGAACTTGGGAAAGGTCATCGTAAAGGTCTTCAAGATCCTAAAATGGCCGAGCTCATCGAAAAAGATTTTCAGGCCAACTTCGATAAATACTACAAGATCTCAAAGCTCTTTACCTATGAACTCTCTATCGCTTTCGATACGATGATGAGAAAGATCAAGCTTTATCAAGATTACCGGAGCTGGTAA
- a CDS encoding GHMP family kinase ATP-binding protein, which produces MQVTNTGSVRVDLVGGTLDIEPINLIIKNVVTLNVATGLKASVSLTKTAFDGVEIHSADYNKTYKYTSAELTEDRVVYSRDFAEMTFVLQILRLFNINSHIKLDLSSGAPAGSGLGGSSAMGVTLYRALCNFTGYNYDRHTAVMRVKAVESRILNQGMAGYQDYFPALTGGVLAVKGIEGEIKVEQLFTDELKEILEKHLVLISSKQSRASGINNWEVYKGFFDKKPEVIDGLTRIAEISHACYEALKTKQWDKMLSLIAQEGEQREKLFPGITTDKIRQFTSELKKDGNVIGLKMCGAGGGGCFILVHKGIDPKVIEARVKEHGMEILPFKVEAPL; this is translated from the coding sequence ATGCAGGTAACTAATACTGGAAGCGTGCGAGTTGATCTCGTAGGTGGAACTCTCGACATTGAGCCGATCAACCTTATTATCAAGAACGTTGTGACCCTAAACGTGGCAACTGGTCTTAAAGCATCAGTGAGTCTTACAAAGACCGCTTTTGACGGCGTTGAAATTCACTCTGCTGACTACAATAAGACATACAAATATACATCGGCCGAACTTACTGAAGACCGTGTGGTTTATTCTCGCGACTTCGCTGAGATGACTTTCGTGCTTCAGATTCTTCGTCTCTTCAATATCAACTCACATATCAAACTTGATCTTTCTTCAGGTGCTCCTGCTGGTTCAGGTCTTGGTGGTTCATCCGCCATGGGTGTGACTCTTTACCGCGCTCTTTGTAACTTCACCGGTTACAACTATGACCGTCACACGGCAGTTATGAGAGTGAAAGCAGTTGAAAGCCGCATCCTGAATCAAGGGATGGCGGGTTACCAGGATTATTTCCCGGCCCTTACTGGCGGTGTTCTTGCAGTTAAAGGCATCGAAGGAGAAATCAAGGTTGAGCAGCTTTTCACTGACGAGCTAAAAGAAATTCTTGAAAAGCACCTGGTGCTTATTTCATCTAAACAATCACGTGCATCAGGGATCAATAACTGGGAAGTTTATAAGGGCTTCTTTGATAAGAAACCTGAAGTGATCGATGGTCTAACTCGCATTGCTGAGATCTCACACGCTTGTTATGAAGCGCTTAAGACCAAGCAGTGGGACAAGATGCTTTCACTCATCGCTCAAGAGGGCGAGCAGCGTGAGAAACTTTTCCCTGGCATCACGACCGATAAAATTCGTCAGTTTACTTCCGAGCTTAAAAAAGACGGAAATGTGATAGGATTAAAAATGTGTGGAGCTGGTGGTGGAGGTTGTTTCATCCTGGTTCACAAAGGCATTGATCCTAAAGTGATTGAGGCCCGCGTGAAAGAACACGGAATGGAAATTCTTCCTTTCAAAGTAGAGGCCCCACTCTAA